In Arthrobacter burdickii, one DNA window encodes the following:
- the lysA gene encoding diaminopimelate decarboxylase, with translation MAAEASPLAPEWLSVPADPARLDAKLWAEDVDRGPDGVLQVDGIPVTELARQYGTPLFVLSERDFRTRAATFRDAFDDAFRDLCGGVDVFYAGKSFLCTEVAHWVREEGLGLDTCSGGELAVALRAGLPGSRIGLHGNNKSAAEITRAIDADLGRIVVDSLQEVALVGDLALQRGRQANVMLRLTPGVHAHTHEFIATAHEDQKFGLSLTTEQGPGQVDGADGDASSPAARAVADALAHPGINLLGVHCHIGSQIFEPEGFELAAKRLLGFLAGVRDRHGVELAELDLGGGYGIAYTEADEPRPAAEIARAMAAVVGATCRELGLRVPRISIEPGRAIVGPTTFTLYTAGTTKTVRVDAAANGSEVVEDTSVTHPRRYVSVDGGMSDNARPVLYGADYSAVLASRTPEASPVLSRVVGKHCESGDIVVRDVYLPDDTGAGDLLAVPGTGAYCWVLSSNYNYLTRPPVVAVADAAARFIVRGETEEDLFRRDVQREPALPATDSGAPRTA, from the coding sequence GTGGCTGCCGAAGCATCCCCGCTCGCCCCGGAGTGGCTGTCCGTTCCCGCCGACCCGGCCCGGCTCGACGCCAAGCTGTGGGCCGAGGACGTGGACCGCGGACCCGACGGCGTGCTGCAGGTCGACGGGATCCCCGTGACCGAGCTCGCCCGGCAGTACGGCACGCCCCTGTTCGTTCTGTCCGAGCGCGACTTCCGCACCCGTGCCGCCACGTTCCGCGACGCGTTCGACGACGCCTTCCGCGACCTGTGCGGGGGAGTGGACGTCTTCTACGCGGGCAAGTCCTTCCTCTGCACCGAGGTGGCGCACTGGGTCCGCGAGGAAGGGCTCGGGCTCGACACCTGCTCCGGCGGCGAGCTCGCCGTGGCCCTCCGCGCAGGCCTGCCCGGCTCCCGTATCGGACTCCACGGGAACAACAAGTCGGCGGCTGAGATCACGCGCGCCATCGACGCGGACCTCGGACGGATCGTCGTCGACAGCCTCCAGGAGGTCGCCCTCGTGGGGGATCTCGCCCTGCAGCGGGGCCGCCAGGCCAACGTCATGCTCCGCCTCACGCCAGGGGTCCACGCGCACACGCACGAGTTCATCGCGACGGCCCACGAGGACCAGAAGTTCGGACTCTCCCTGACCACCGAGCAGGGTCCGGGGCAGGTGGACGGGGCCGACGGCGATGCCTCCTCGCCTGCCGCGCGCGCCGTCGCGGATGCCCTGGCCCACCCCGGCATCAACCTCCTCGGCGTGCACTGCCACATCGGGTCGCAGATCTTCGAGCCCGAGGGCTTCGAACTCGCGGCGAAGCGGCTGCTGGGATTCCTGGCCGGAGTCCGCGACCGCCACGGGGTCGAACTCGCGGAACTCGACCTCGGCGGGGGCTACGGCATCGCCTACACCGAAGCCGACGAGCCGCGCCCCGCCGCGGAGATCGCGCGCGCCATGGCCGCCGTCGTCGGTGCGACCTGCCGCGAACTGGGACTGCGGGTGCCCCGGATCTCGATCGAACCGGGCCGCGCCATCGTGGGCCCGACGACCTTCACCCTCTACACCGCGGGCACCACGAAGACGGTGCGCGTCGACGCGGCCGCGAACGGGTCCGAGGTGGTGGAGGACACCTCCGTTACGCATCCGCGACGCTATGTGTCGGTGGACGGGGGCATGAGCGACAATGCCCGTCCGGTGCTCTACGGCGCGGATTACTCGGCCGTTCTGGCCTCGAGGACCCCGGAGGCGAGCCCCGTGCTCTCCCGTGTGGTTGGAAAACACTGCGAGAGCGGTGACATTGTGGTGAGGGACGTCTACCTCCCCGATGACACCGGAGCCGGCGACCTCCTCGCCGTTCCGGGAACCGGAGCCTACTGCTGGGTGCTGTCGAGCAACTACAACTACCTGACGCGCCCGCCCGTCGTGGCGGTGGCCGACGCTGCTGCCCGGTTCATCGTGCGCGGTGAGACCGAGGAGGACCTGTTCCGCAGGGACGTCCAGCGCGAACCCGCATTGCCAGCCACGGATTCAGGAGCACCACGGACCGCATGA
- the argS gene encoding arginine--tRNA ligase, with protein MTPEELSAAISACLKAAVEAGDLSIDLPSEVRVERPKNREHGDWATNIALQLGKKAGMNPRAFAQLLSDRLAAIDGVKSVDIAGPGFLNITLDAGAAGELARTIVESGRTYGGSDALAGQKINLEFVSANPTGPIHIGGTRWAAVGDALARVLQSQGASVVREYYFNDHGAQIDRFARSLFASASGQAAPEDGYGGQYIEDIAQRVVSAEPDILSLEEADAIERFRVVGVDFMFTDIKKSLHDFGVDFDVYFHEHSLFENDFVGGLLEQLKGSGNLFYEDGAWWLKSTDFGDDRDRVVIKSDGSPAYIAGDIGYFVNKRRRGFDLNIIMLGADHHGYVARLKAAAAALGDDPDSVEVLIGQMVNLMQNGAPVRMSKRAGTVVTLEDLVDAVGVDAARYTLARFSADSNIDIDLDLLTRRTNENPVFYVQYAHARTHAVARNAVSAGVDTSTFDAASLSHPTEGELLAALGQFPGVVAQSATFREPHRVARHLEVIAGTYHRWYDACRVAPLGEAAVEDVHRSRLWLNNATQQVLANGLDLLGVSAPERM; from the coding sequence GTGACTCCCGAAGAACTCTCTGCCGCTATATCCGCATGCCTGAAGGCCGCCGTCGAGGCGGGCGACCTCAGCATCGACCTCCCCTCCGAGGTGCGGGTGGAGCGACCGAAGAACCGGGAGCACGGCGACTGGGCGACGAACATCGCCCTCCAGCTCGGCAAGAAGGCGGGCATGAACCCGCGGGCCTTCGCCCAGCTCCTGAGCGACCGCCTCGCAGCGATCGATGGCGTGAAGAGCGTCGACATCGCCGGTCCGGGCTTCCTCAACATCACTCTCGACGCCGGAGCGGCCGGTGAACTCGCCCGCACCATCGTCGAGTCGGGACGCACCTACGGGGGCAGCGATGCGCTCGCAGGCCAGAAGATCAACCTCGAATTCGTCTCGGCGAATCCCACAGGTCCCATCCATATCGGCGGAACCCGGTGGGCGGCGGTGGGAGACGCGCTGGCGCGTGTGCTCCAGTCGCAGGGTGCGTCCGTGGTGCGGGAGTACTACTTCAACGACCACGGCGCGCAGATCGACCGGTTCGCCCGCTCCCTCTTCGCGAGCGCGTCCGGGCAGGCCGCTCCGGAGGACGGCTACGGCGGTCAGTACATCGAGGACATCGCCCAGCGCGTCGTCTCCGCAGAGCCGGACATCCTGTCCCTCGAGGAGGCCGACGCGATCGAACGCTTCCGGGTGGTCGGCGTGGACTTCATGTTCACCGACATCAAGAAGTCGCTCCACGACTTCGGGGTCGACTTCGACGTCTACTTCCACGAGCACTCGCTGTTCGAGAACGACTTCGTCGGGGGCCTCCTCGAGCAGCTGAAGGGCTCCGGCAACCTCTTCTACGAGGATGGCGCCTGGTGGCTGAAGTCGACCGACTTCGGCGACGACCGCGACCGCGTGGTCATCAAGTCGGACGGATCGCCCGCCTACATCGCGGGTGACATCGGCTACTTCGTCAACAAGCGCAGGCGGGGCTTCGACCTCAACATCATCATGCTGGGCGCCGACCACCACGGGTACGTCGCGCGCCTGAAGGCTGCCGCCGCGGCTCTCGGCGACGACCCTGACAGCGTCGAGGTCCTCATCGGCCAGATGGTGAACCTCATGCAGAACGGCGCGCCCGTCCGGATGTCCAAGCGTGCCGGCACGGTCGTGACCCTCGAGGACCTCGTTGATGCGGTGGGCGTCGACGCCGCGCGGTACACCCTGGCCCGGTTCTCCGCCGACTCCAACATCGACATCGACCTCGACCTGCTCACGCGGCGCACGAACGAGAACCCCGTGTTCTACGTGCAGTACGCCCATGCCCGGACGCACGCCGTCGCACGCAATGCCGTGTCCGCCGGAGTGGACACCAGCACCTTCGACGCCGCGTCGCTCAGCCACCCCACCGAGGGTGAGCTGCTGGCGGCGCTCGGCCAGTTCCCCGGCGTCGTCGCGCAGTCCGCGACCTTCCGCGAGCCGCACCGGGTGGCGCGCCACCTGGAGGTCATCGCAGGGACCTACCACCGCTGGTACGACGCCTGCCGCGTCGCCCCGCTCGGCGAGGCCGCCGTCGAGGACGTGCACCGCTCGCGCCTGTGGCTGAACAACGCGACGCAGCAGGTCCTGGCCAACGGCCTGGACCTCCTCGGCGTGTCCGCGCCGGAGAGGATGTAG
- a CDS encoding homoserine dehydrogenase, with protein sequence MNSPATPPAQPLRVALLGCGNVGSQVARILLEDAENLGRRAGAPLELVGIAVRTLDARRDVELPAGLLTLDAEALVEDADIVIELMGGIEPAKSLILRAIEHGATVVSGNKALLAQDGPELYEKADAAGVQLSYEAAVAGAVPILRPIQDSLSGDRITRVLGIVNGTTNYILDQMDTTGASFADALKAAQDLGYAEADPTADVEGHDAAAKAAILASLSFHTRFALENVFCEGITAVTADDIAAAAEDGYVIKLLAIAELLTDDAGSAGAGVRVHPTLLPRSHPLAAVRGAFNAVFIEAENAGELMFYGQGAGGTPTASAVLGDVVSAARRMVLGGPGRTETTTGHVPALSIDTVRTSYCIGLEVADQPGVLARIAQIFAENGVSIETMRQRIHQGGPDGGTTAELRIVTHRAPEASLAATVKQVAALDVITAVSSVLRVEGI encoded by the coding sequence ATGAACTCACCAGCAACGCCCCCCGCACAGCCCCTGCGCGTAGCCCTGCTCGGCTGCGGCAACGTCGGCTCGCAGGTAGCCCGCATCCTCCTCGAGGACGCGGAGAACCTCGGCCGCCGTGCCGGAGCCCCGCTCGAACTCGTCGGTATCGCGGTCCGAACGCTCGACGCCCGGCGCGACGTCGAGCTCCCGGCCGGCCTCCTCACGCTCGACGCCGAGGCGCTCGTCGAGGACGCGGACATCGTGATCGAACTGATGGGCGGCATCGAGCCCGCCAAGTCCCTGATCCTCCGCGCGATCGAGCACGGAGCGACCGTCGTCAGCGGCAACAAGGCACTCCTGGCCCAGGACGGACCGGAACTCTACGAGAAGGCGGACGCCGCGGGGGTCCAGCTGTCCTACGAGGCGGCCGTCGCCGGCGCCGTCCCGATCCTGCGGCCCATCCAGGACAGCCTCTCGGGCGACCGCATCACGCGCGTCCTCGGGATCGTCAACGGCACCACGAACTACATCCTCGACCAGATGGACACCACCGGCGCGTCCTTCGCCGACGCCCTCAAGGCGGCCCAGGACCTCGGCTACGCGGAGGCGGACCCGACCGCCGACGTCGAGGGCCACGACGCCGCCGCGAAGGCGGCCATCCTCGCCTCGCTGTCCTTCCACACGCGCTTCGCCCTCGAGAACGTCTTCTGCGAGGGCATCACGGCTGTCACGGCCGACGACATCGCGGCCGCCGCCGAGGACGGCTACGTCATCAAGCTCCTGGCCATCGCCGAGCTGCTGACCGACGACGCAGGATCCGCGGGCGCCGGCGTGCGCGTGCACCCGACCCTGCTGCCGAGGTCCCACCCGCTGGCCGCGGTCCGCGGAGCCTTCAACGCCGTCTTCATCGAGGCGGAGAATGCCGGCGAGCTCATGTTCTACGGCCAGGGTGCGGGCGGCACCCCGACCGCGTCGGCCGTGCTCGGAGACGTCGTCAGCGCCGCACGCCGCATGGTGCTGGGCGGCCCGGGACGCACGGAGACCACCACCGGCCACGTCCCGGCGCTGAGCATCGACACCGTGCGCACGAGCTACTGCATCGGCCTGGAGGTCGCGGACCAGCCGGGCGTCCTGGCGCGCATCGCGCAGATCTTCGCCGAGAACGGCGTGTCGATCGAGACCATGCGCCAGCGCATCCACCAGGGCGGGCCCGACGGCGGCACGACCGCCGAGCTGCGCATCGTCACCCACCGCGCACCCGAGGCGTCCCTCGCCGCGACCGTCAAGCAGGTCGCCGCGCTCGATGTCATCACCGCCGTCTCATCCGTTCTTCGAGTAGAGGGAATCTAA
- the thrC gene encoding threonine synthase, protein MAHQWRGVIREYAERLPVTDATEVITLGEGGTPLVHARHLSELTGSAVYLKVEGMNPTGSFKDRGMTMAMTAAVAAGAKAVVCASTGNTSASAAAYATQAGITCAVLVPDGKISMGKLSQAIAHGAQLLQVNGNFDNCLDVARKLAEAYPVFLVNSVNPARLEGQKTAAFEVVDTLGDAPDYHLMPVGNAGNISAYWKGYKEYAAPYASMHAGELPAVATRTPIMWGFQAEGASPLVKGHPITEPDTIATAIRIGNPASWDFAVAARDESGGLIEAVTDDEILAAHRWLSSREGVFVEPASAAGVAGLIKKHAEGLVPTGKTIVITVTGHGLKDPQWALRTADGSDVEPTKVEFDVVSVAAALGLED, encoded by the coding sequence GTGGCCCACCAGTGGCGCGGAGTCATCCGCGAATACGCCGAACGCCTGCCAGTCACGGACGCCACCGAGGTCATCACCCTCGGCGAGGGCGGAACGCCGCTCGTGCACGCCCGGCATCTGTCCGAGCTGACGGGCTCGGCCGTCTACCTGAAGGTCGAGGGCATGAACCCCACGGGCTCCTTCAAGGACCGCGGGATGACCATGGCCATGACGGCCGCCGTCGCCGCCGGGGCGAAGGCCGTGGTCTGCGCGTCGACGGGCAACACCTCCGCCTCCGCCGCCGCGTACGCGACGCAGGCCGGCATCACGTGCGCCGTCCTCGTGCCGGACGGCAAGATCTCCATGGGCAAGCTCAGCCAGGCGATCGCCCACGGAGCCCAGCTCCTGCAGGTCAACGGCAACTTCGACAACTGCCTCGACGTGGCCCGCAAGCTCGCGGAGGCGTACCCCGTGTTCCTCGTGAACTCGGTGAACCCGGCACGGCTCGAAGGCCAGAAGACGGCGGCCTTCGAGGTCGTCGACACGCTCGGCGACGCGCCGGACTACCACCTGATGCCCGTCGGGAACGCCGGGAACATCAGCGCGTACTGGAAGGGCTACAAGGAGTACGCGGCGCCCTACGCCTCGATGCACGCCGGGGAGCTTCCCGCCGTCGCGACCCGCACGCCGATCATGTGGGGATTCCAGGCGGAGGGTGCCTCGCCGCTCGTCAAGGGCCACCCGATCACCGAGCCGGACACCATCGCCACCGCCATCCGGATCGGCAACCCGGCGTCCTGGGACTTCGCGGTCGCGGCGCGGGACGAGTCCGGCGGCCTCATCGAGGCCGTGACGGACGACGAGATCCTCGCCGCGCACCGCTGGCTGTCCTCGCGGGAGGGCGTCTTCGTGGAGCCCGCGTCCGCCGCCGGTGTCGCCGGGCTCATCAAGAAGCACGCGGAAGGGCTCGTCCCGACGGGCAAGACGATCGTCATCACCGTCACGGGCCATGGCCTCAAGGATCCGCAGTGGGCGCTGCGCACCGCGGACGGTTCGGATGTGGAGCCCACCAAGGTGGAGTTCGACGTCGTGAGCGTCGCTGCGGCGCTCGGGCTCGAAGACTGA
- a CDS encoding AAA family ATPase, translating to MTAPDSTRSTAPTTGATTGPTTGADAGDGPVDTAATLGRAILERTGTVVVGAHEPLRLALAAVLAGGHVLFEDLPGLGKTLAAKTLAQALGLDFRRLQFTPDLLPSDVTGSSIFNPATREFEFRPGPVFAGLFLADEINRTSPKTQSALLEAMAEAQVSAEGTTMPLQRPFHVFATSNPIEFEGTYPLPEAQLDRFLVRLRFGYPGPGGEQDIIARRITRRQDETRVESVTTADGLLHLQAVVESVGVDADVIDYAVRLTGATRTHPAVEVGASPRGSQALVLLGRALAVLDGRPFVLPEDLKEGAVAVLAHRLTLTPSSWAQGIATEAVVREVLAEVPTPPTVPRG from the coding sequence ATGACCGCCCCTGACTCCACCCGTTCCACTGCACCTACCACCGGAGCCACCACCGGGCCCACCACAGGAGCGGATGCCGGCGACGGTCCCGTCGACACGGCCGCCACCCTCGGCCGGGCGATCCTCGAGCGCACCGGGACCGTCGTCGTCGGCGCCCACGAACCGCTGCGCCTGGCCCTGGCAGCGGTACTGGCCGGCGGCCACGTCCTGTTCGAGGACCTCCCCGGACTCGGAAAGACCCTCGCGGCCAAGACCCTGGCCCAGGCGCTCGGCCTCGACTTCCGGCGCCTGCAGTTCACGCCCGATCTCCTGCCGTCGGACGTGACGGGATCGTCCATCTTCAATCCGGCCACGCGGGAGTTCGAGTTCCGGCCGGGACCGGTCTTCGCGGGCCTGTTCCTCGCCGACGAGATCAACAGGACGTCCCCGAAGACGCAGTCCGCCCTCCTGGAAGCAATGGCGGAGGCGCAGGTCTCCGCCGAGGGCACCACGATGCCGCTCCAGCGTCCCTTCCACGTCTTCGCGACCTCCAATCCCATCGAGTTCGAGGGCACGTATCCCCTGCCGGAGGCACAACTGGACCGTTTCCTGGTCCGCCTGCGCTTCGGCTATCCCGGCCCCGGCGGCGAACAGGACATCATCGCCCGCCGCATCACGCGCCGGCAGGACGAGACCAGGGTGGAGAGCGTGACGACGGCCGATGGGCTGCTGCACCTCCAGGCCGTCGTCGAGTCCGTGGGGGTGGACGCCGACGTCATCGACTACGCGGTGCGGCTCACGGGCGCGACGCGCACCCATCCCGCGGTCGAGGTCGGCGCCTCGCCCCGCGGGTCCCAGGCACTCGTGCTGCTGGGCCGCGCCCTCGCCGTACTCGACGGGCGCCCCTTCGTCCTTCCCGAGGACCTCAAGGAGGGCGCCGTCGCCGTCCTCGCGCATCGGCTCACGCTCACGCCGTCGTCCTGGGCACAGGGAATCGCGACGGAGGCCGTGGTGCGCGAGGTGCTGGCCGAGGTGCCCACGCCGCCGACCGTGCCCCGTGGCTAG
- a CDS encoding FAD-dependent oxidoreductase — translation MTTALDALLGRLTMYRLTLALLLVLTVEALVLSLAGLLAFTPTELGGTLLAAVGGTIIGTRLLALILRLRPHGDSSLITGLILFLIMFPSGTTAGLGGILVAGIAAGASKFLLAFRGRHIFNPAATGAVVATLLGVGAAGWWVANAYMLPVVAVGAALLLYRTRKLSMAVVFLVVGIGILLVGLMQGGMTPGAGLQLVLTSYPLLFLVGFMMTEPLTLPPLRWQQWLFAAIVATVLALQLSIGPVFLGPEFALVMGNAGAFFLGQRRGVRLSFAGARQLTPTSTELVFEPSRPVRFRAGQYMELSMPHRDADGRGSRRVFSITSAPQDTSAVTFGVRTTEAGSSFKKALLELPREARITGTLVGGDFCLPRDRSVPLLLAAGGIGVTPFISQLRDLAARGEERDVVLAYVVRSEEDIAFRDELADLGTRVVLFVPGAESPALPDGWTYGGPAPDAENLLAAVPDLRKRRVLVSGSPKLIGEIRAEVRKAGVPRVRTDAFLGY, via the coding sequence ATGACCACAGCACTCGACGCCCTGCTGGGCCGCCTGACCATGTACCGGCTGACGCTGGCCCTGCTCCTGGTCCTGACCGTCGAGGCCCTCGTGCTGTCGCTGGCGGGCCTCCTCGCGTTTACGCCGACCGAACTCGGCGGGACCCTCCTCGCCGCGGTCGGCGGAACGATCATCGGCACGCGGCTCCTGGCCCTGATCCTGCGGCTGCGTCCGCACGGGGACTCGTCGCTCATCACGGGGCTGATCCTGTTCCTCATCATGTTCCCGTCGGGCACCACGGCCGGCCTCGGCGGCATCCTGGTGGCCGGCATCGCCGCAGGGGCTTCGAAGTTCCTGCTGGCCTTCCGGGGGCGCCACATCTTCAATCCCGCCGCGACAGGCGCCGTCGTCGCGACCCTGCTGGGAGTGGGCGCAGCGGGATGGTGGGTCGCCAACGCCTACATGCTCCCCGTCGTCGCCGTCGGCGCCGCCCTCCTCCTCTACCGGACGCGGAAGCTCTCCATGGCCGTGGTGTTCCTCGTCGTGGGCATCGGCATCCTGCTCGTCGGACTGATGCAGGGCGGCATGACTCCCGGTGCGGGCCTGCAGCTGGTCCTCACGTCGTATCCCCTCCTGTTCCTGGTCGGCTTTATGATGACCGAGCCGCTCACACTGCCGCCGCTTCGCTGGCAGCAGTGGCTGTTCGCCGCGATCGTGGCCACCGTCCTCGCCCTCCAGCTGTCCATCGGCCCGGTCTTCCTGGGCCCGGAGTTCGCCCTGGTCATGGGCAACGCGGGGGCCTTCTTCCTGGGCCAGCGGCGCGGCGTGCGGCTGTCCTTCGCCGGCGCGCGGCAGCTCACGCCGACCAGCACGGAACTCGTCTTCGAGCCCTCGCGGCCCGTGCGGTTCCGTGCCGGCCAGTACATGGAACTCAGCATGCCGCACCGCGACGCCGACGGCCGCGGCAGCCGCAGGGTCTTCAGCATCACGTCCGCGCCGCAGGACACGTCCGCGGTCACCTTCGGCGTGCGGACCACGGAAGCGGGCAGCTCCTTCAAGAAGGCCCTCCTCGAACTGCCCAGGGAGGCACGCATCACCGGCACCCTCGTCGGAGGGGATTTCTGCCTGCCGCGCGACCGGTCGGTGCCCCTGCTGCTCGCAGCCGGAGGGATCGGCGTGACGCCGTTCATCAGCCAGCTGCGGGACCTGGCCGCGCGTGGCGAGGAGCGCGACGTCGTCCTCGCCTACGTCGTCCGGAGCGAGGAGGACATCGCGTTCCGGGACGAGCTGGCCGACCTGGGCACCCGCGTGGTGCTGTTCGTGCCCGGCGCAGAGTCCCCGGCCCTGCCCGACGGCTGGACCTACGGGGGCCCGGCTCCTGATGCGGAGAACCTCCTCGCCGCCGTGCCGGACCTCAGGAAGCGCAGGGTGCTCGTCTCGGGTTCGCCGAAGCTCATCGGCGAGATCCGCGCGGAAGTCCGCAAGGCCGGCGTCCCGCGCGTGCGCACGGACGCGTTCCTGGGCTACTGA
- a CDS encoding DUF4129 domain-containing protein, producing MGTKGTTQSSHRPRTVPALTGPVLTVLVLVLAVIAAGYMGQLSAEPVIDPSVAGLEQQGPSATQSPEALPDDGERLVISGDMAATALLLLVMVAIALLLRFLLRFLPRFRSPQLDGVLDQTELQRPGTSLMADALPAWAEASRAALAAGTDTSDAVIRCWLDFERLCAAAGAGRRPAETTTDFAVAVSSALALPPRPLSTLNRLYQRARFGQERHDRSPGLLPADRELAAASIDELSAALASRGSRRGGTPP from the coding sequence GTGGGGACGAAGGGCACGACGCAGTCGAGCCACCGGCCACGCACCGTCCCGGCACTCACCGGCCCCGTGCTCACCGTCCTCGTGCTCGTTCTCGCAGTCATCGCCGCCGGTTACATGGGACAGCTGTCGGCCGAGCCGGTGATCGACCCCTCCGTCGCCGGCCTGGAGCAGCAGGGACCCTCCGCGACGCAGTCGCCGGAGGCGCTGCCCGACGACGGCGAGCGCCTCGTCATCAGCGGCGACATGGCGGCCACCGCCCTGCTGCTCCTGGTCATGGTCGCGATCGCGCTCCTGCTGCGGTTCCTGCTCCGGTTCCTGCCGCGATTCCGATCGCCGCAGCTGGACGGGGTCCTGGACCAGACGGAACTCCAGCGGCCGGGAACCTCCCTCATGGCCGACGCCCTGCCCGCGTGGGCGGAGGCATCCCGCGCAGCACTCGCAGCCGGCACGGACACGTCCGACGCCGTCATCCGGTGCTGGCTGGATTTCGAGCGCCTGTGCGCGGCGGCGGGCGCCGGGCGCAGGCCGGCCGAGACGACGACGGACTTCGCCGTCGCGGTGTCCTCGGCGCTCGCCCTTCCACCCCGGCCGCTGTCCACCCTCAACCGGCTGTACCAGCGGGCCCGCTTCGGGCAGGAGAGGCACGATCGCTCCCCCGGCCTCCTGCCGGCCGACCGTGAACTGGCCGCCGCCAGCATCGATGAGCTGTCGGCCGCGCTGGCATCGCGCGGGTCGCGGCGCGGCGGGACTCCCCCGTGA
- a CDS encoding FAD:protein FMN transferase: MTDSFSFDAIGTRWRVDCTTPLSPEQTTDLLRLVEDYDRLYSRFRSDSGVTALAADGGQLVLPDHGARLGGLLRMLYDLTDGGVSPLVGDRLADSGYDADYSFAVTADPAPARAWDDVLQWTDQGITLREPALLDVGAAGKGQLVDLLLESLVAAGHEDAIVDAGGDMRRIGSGAITVALEHPYDPSSAIGTVRLGSGALCASASNRRVWGDGLHHILDARTGRCVDTVVATWVLAEDAMTADGLCTALFVTDPATLAEAFTFDYVVVYSDGRARYSAPLAGALFR; encoded by the coding sequence ATGACCGACTCCTTCAGCTTCGACGCGATCGGCACCCGCTGGCGCGTGGACTGCACGACGCCGCTGTCACCGGAGCAGACAACGGACCTGCTGCGCCTCGTGGAGGACTACGACCGGCTCTACTCGCGCTTCCGGAGCGACTCGGGAGTCACAGCGCTCGCGGCCGACGGCGGTCAGCTCGTCCTGCCGGACCACGGTGCACGGCTCGGCGGCCTCCTGCGGATGCTCTACGACCTCACCGACGGCGGTGTCTCACCCCTCGTCGGTGACCGGCTGGCGGACTCGGGGTACGACGCCGACTACTCCTTCGCCGTGACGGCGGACCCGGCGCCGGCACGCGCGTGGGACGACGTCCTGCAGTGGACGGACCAGGGCATCACCCTGCGGGAGCCGGCCCTCCTGGACGTCGGTGCCGCCGGCAAGGGCCAGCTCGTCGACCTCCTGCTGGAGAGCCTCGTCGCCGCAGGCCACGAGGACGCGATCGTGGACGCCGGCGGGGATATGCGGCGGATCGGCTCCGGCGCGATCACCGTCGCCCTCGAGCATCCCTACGATCCGTCGTCCGCCATCGGGACGGTCCGCCTGGGCTCCGGGGCGCTCTGCGCATCGGCGTCCAACCGCAGGGTGTGGGGCGACGGGCTGCACCACATCCTCGATGCCCGCACCGGCCGCTGCGTCGACACGGTCGTCGCCACGTGGGTCCTCGCAGAGGACGCCATGACCGCCGACGGACTGTGCACGGCCCTCTTCGTCACCGACCCCGCGACGCTCGCGGAGGCCTTCACATTCGACTACGTCGTGGTGTACTCGGACGGACGCGCCCGCTATTCCGCCCCCCTCGCAGGAGCCCTGTTCCGATGA
- a CDS encoding FMN-binding protein, translating to MTRTGPAGTPADRTAAPSAAPSSATSAGTTSGTSRPGTTGRTAFPAHKRVLTALAAVSILGAAGCAGAEAGTPAGAAADAPATTGPEETAATGPAETGAAAGEQAYRDGTYTSTGSYQSPAGPEEVGVTLTLEADVVTAVEVEPKPDNPTTREYQGRFAGGISDAIVGKKLDELSVDKVAGSSLTSGGFNDATGKIKSEARL from the coding sequence GTGACCAGAACAGGCCCGGCCGGCACACCCGCTGACAGAACCGCTGCCCCATCCGCCGCCCCATCCTCTGCTACATCCGCCGGCACGACGTCCGGCACGTCCCGACCCGGGACGACCGGCAGGACCGCCTTCCCCGCACACAAGCGCGTGCTGACGGCACTCGCCGCCGTCTCGATCCTCGGTGCCGCCGGCTGCGCGGGGGCCGAGGCCGGAACACCGGCAGGGGCCGCTGCGGATGCTCCCGCAACCACCGGGCCGGAGGAGACGGCGGCCACCGGGCCGGCGGAGACCGGAGCCGCCGCCGGCGAGCAGGCCTACAGGGATGGCACCTACACCTCGACGGGTTCCTACCAGTCGCCCGCAGGGCCGGAGGAAGTGGGCGTGACCCTCACGCTCGAGGCCGACGTCGTCACCGCCGTCGAGGTCGAACCGAAGCCCGACAACCCGACCACGAGGGAGTACCAGGGGCGCTTCGCGGGGGGCATCTCGGATGCCATCGTCGGGAAGAAGCTCGACGAACTCTCCGTCGACAAGGTGGCGGGGTCCTCGCTGACCAGCGGTGGCTTCAACGATGCGACCGGCAAGATCAAGAGCGAAGCCCGGCTCTAG